tcatcataatcaccACCAGCATCATTCCTCGTTGAACAGTAgcagtagtaatagtagtggcaacagcaacaacaacaacagtcacTTGGATACAGGAAGTCCCCTTGCGAATAATACTAGTCCTGGTACGGGTGCACCGAGTCATGACGACGTCGCAACAGCTTCCATGGAAGCGACATTACCACCCGGTGCTGATGGGGATTACCACCATTCACCACTGCCATTACCAAAGGTGCACATCAAACCAACGGAAACGGCTGGTCGCATCCTTTCGCTGTTGACCGACATCAAGGAGGCAAATATTCCGTACGGTAGCGGTGTACAGCACTGTTCCTGCTGTTCTGGCCGGTTGGAAACGGTCTAGAGACAAAATGGGATATGGATCATCAGTAGACCTTAGGTCTGTCCCACTAAAGCCTCTCCCCCCATCAAAAGCTGTGGTAtagttttccttgtttttttttaaacgatatattgcatattttattcttaTAAACGTTTCTTGGCATATTTTAGCTGGCATAGTGGTATTTGTACGATCGAAATATAGAACTAACGCAAGCATAGCGCGTACTAAAGTTAGCTCAGTGTGCACTTTTAGGTTTCACTAAAACGGAAAGAAGTACTTGCGAATTATGCTTAAtaagttgttgtgttttgtgagaGATAAAATCCGTACATTCAGAGCAATAAAACCCCTTACACaaggacaaacaaaaacgtaacACGGTCAGACTTTGATGATACGATGGTAAACGGTTGAGAGTGCAAATTTAAAAGTGTCATCTGGCAACACTGCTGTTTTGGGTGGTTATTGGAGCTGTCATAGCGGTTTCGTTGCTTGACAACCAAATTGTTGTTGATGCCGGTTCGTTGTAAACAACGGGATAGAGCAAGCGGCTTACTAAAGATCAAACAACTCGTGATAAACTATTGCAGTAAAGATGTATTACTTTCTAGTGTTGCTGTGCGCTACTATTGGCTTAGTTCAATCGATTACGGTGGATGAAAATGGCTACATCATGTACTGTCCGTGCATGGGTAAGAACGAAACAAAGGGTTTCTTCCTCCCGGAGTGTCACAAAAAGGGGTGGATTGTTGCTTTCACAATTGTGCTGATGCTGAAGGAAAAAAGATGAATAAATCTTGTGtaaatttttccccctttgcAGGTCGTTTCGGTAACCAAGCGGACCATTTTCTCGGTTCGTTCGGATTTGCGAAGGCTTTGAACCGAACGCTCGTTTTGCCACCCTGGGTCGAGTATCGTAAAGGGGAGATACGTTCCATACAAGTGCCGTTCGACACGTACTTTCAGATAGCTCCGCTACAAGCATTTCATCGTGTCATAACGATGGAAAACTTTATGACGTCCCTCGCACCATCCCTATGGCCAGCGGAAAAGCGCATCTCGTTCTGCTACACTGAGCGCATGGGACTGGACGGTAGTGCCGGCCATGGTTGTAATGCAAAAAGTGGCAATCCATTCGGTCCATTCTGGGACACGTTTGAGGTTGAGTTTGCCAGTTCAGAGTTTTTTGGTCCGAAGCTAAACTACGACGTGTACCACGGTGACAAGATGGCCATGAAGTGGAACGAACGATATGCGGGCGATAAATGGCCCGTACTGGCATTTACTGGTGCACCAGCCGTTTTTCCAGTGCAGAAAGAAAATCTCCCACTGCACCGATACCTCCGATGGTCCGTAAAGTATGAAAACGAAGCGAAACAGTTTATCCGTGATGCAATGCCCAAGGGAGCTTTCATTGGAATTCACCTACGGAACGGTATTGATTGGGTGCGAGCCTGTGAGCACGTGAAGGAAAGTTCCAACTTGTTCTCCTCCCCACAATGTTTGGGTTATCGCAACGAACACGGTCATCTGACGGGAGAAATTTGTATGCCATCACGGGACACCATCGTTCGACAGTTAAAGCGACGCATCAAATTACACCGTGAAACTGCACCAGATAACCCGATCAGAGCCGTGTTTGTAGCTTCGGACAGTAATCACATGTTAGGCGATTTGAACGATGCACTAAAGCGCATGGATGTAACAGTGGTGCGTCACCCGGATGCAACACCACACCTGGATCTGGCCATCTTGGGACGTTCCAATCATTTTATCGGCAATTGCATATCATCCTACTCGGCATTCGTGAAGCGTGAACGTGATTCGAACGGATTTCCTTCCTCGTTTTGGGCATTCCCGCCAGAAAAACCTAGCGCAAAATCCAAGAGTGCCACAGCGCATCAACACGAAGAACtgtaaagagaaaaagaaggtgtgtggctgtgtgtggaAGTAGCAAATGAGATTTACACGTAAAATGGTACAAAACTGCAAACGATCGAACGATTTATTACATGATAAGTATAGGTACgtttaagatttttatttcctcatATTCTACTGCAATTAAGTAGGTACTATTGATCGCTAAACATTTCATGACATTGCATTGTGCAACTTAGAACGTATTTCCAACAATTTTCATAgtgagaaaataataaatttacatgGTACGACTTGAAAACGTTACACGAGCTCAATACAACCGCAATATTTACGTTGGTTAACATCTCTTCGGACGAAAAAGAAGGCTTCGAGACTTTTTCAgttttctgtgttttattCGTACTATGCACATGTACTATGCAAAATACTAGTTTTTAGGAAGCATTATTCCCTCGCGTAGCTGtgtacagaaaaacaaaaaaatctccagTCAGTAATTTGAATCGTGGTTGCTTCGCCGAAACTCTACACACTGCTTTTTGTTGCTTGGGTTACACTCCGCCAGCTGTCAAACCGGCTCAGCTgacaaatgtaaacaaatccaGAAGATCACCTGTTGGGAatgttttaccaaaaacaaccgaaaacaTTCGATAATTGTAATTGTGTGaaattgtatgtgtgtgattaatttatattaatgttttattgcgTTTGTGCATCACAATGACGGACTTTTGTGAACTTACACTGGAAACAAAAGGGTTTTACGGAGTGGACTTTTCCAAGCAGTTGGATCAAATTACGTGCCTTGTGTTCGATATGGAGTGCCTTTGGATGGAAGTGGTCCCGATGGCGACGCTAATCAAGCgtcaaaaagaacaaaatccAAATCTGGACTGTACCGAAACATTGATCGACCAAACACTGCTTGCCGGCTGCAATCCGAACTATAGTGCGAATGTTGACGAAGACCGTGTACACTTTGCTGCCAAATACTATCTAGACAACTATCCAATCACGTTTCAATTTGTCCTAATCCGAGCTGAGGCACAAGAAGTTTCCCGTCATTACATCAAACCGCTCTGGCGCACATTGCTACGACAAGAAGCAGAAATTCGAGCACTTGCGGAAGAATTAAAACGAAAAGATGCTGAAATTGCACAATATCAAGCGGAAGGGGCCCGGCTAAACCGAACCACCGTACAAACGGACCCTTTTGATGAGCGGAAATTTCGGCAGGAGTTTCCCGTTCAATTGCCGATGCAAAGTGTGTATGTACAAAATCTTTTGGACAGTAGCGTTCATCGTAGCAATCTAATGAAAACGTTGGAGCTTGAACATAGCATCGAAGCGTCAGCAAGGAGCAGAAATAAGCTGCCAATTCCTACGACCCAGCAGATCATTTCACCTTCAAGACGAAGGAAAAAACGTGCCAGACGATTGACGGCTCCAGATGTTACCAAAACATCCATCGAGTATGAGCATGAAGAAACCGATTGAAGGAACACAGAATTATTGCTAATTGTTCCCTTATAGGTTCCCTTGTAACCATTATTATCAATTCATCTAGGTAACTAATCCTCTTCTAAAATGGTCTAAATGATTGTGTCTTGAATTACCCAGAACGTCATGTTGTTTAGTCATCCGTTTTTCAAATGTCCGTAACAACTCGTGATGTATTCCTTGTCGTAGCTAAATTGAACTTGGAGAATTTATCGGTCCCACCATTGAAATGTCGTAGATAGTTGgcatgttttacaaaaaaaatatctagcTGATTATCTAAAATTAACTAAACGATCGACACTGGGATTCTTGTGATCGTTACGATTTATTAAGTAgtgatttctttattttggcatactagacttatttttaccacgtagtatTCCAATATTCAAATTCTAGAAAAAACGGTCTGGTCCAGATGAgacatcgttgattcaaattGACcccatcatttttttttgcttcttaacaACGGtcaggccgtatcaagacttattttatcatGTAGTAGGATAGTCAATCCTCGCTACGAAGGGATGGTCCGGATGGGGTTTTCAATCCGGTTCTGTCGTGTGTACCGCAAACCCCTTCACCAAACTTTTATTTGttgaagaaataattaatCCAAAGTGTACCTCAATAAGACACGGATTTTAGCTCAATCGAAACTAAAATAGTAAATGATATAACAGCGATAGCCCGAGCTACACTGGTTAAAGTAATGGacataccaaaaacaaaaagattctTTTATCAAGCAAAAGCTTTTGagtcaaataatatttttaaagtaacTGTTGTTAAGGTATCTGATTCCCTCCATAGATCAAATTAAAAGGCTCTTATAAACATTATCCCTtcctaaaaacaaatataattcAGATTCACAAGTTTATAACTCACCCAGGAAATGTTGGGCGGAATTTCCGGATgtatattcataaaaaaattaaattataatcttTATTCATTACCCCATTTATACAATAATAATTGGTAATATCCTATTTGATTTACCCGTTTTTTCAGaataagtttttttccctttaattACTTAGTCATACAGGATATGTATAGGAACAAGAAGTTTGGCAGCAATATTAATGAAACGAAGCAATATTTGTACCCTAACCAAATTTATGCTAAGCTATATCAACCATCGTTTTTcaaagcataacaaaaaaaatatttaaacatcaaTTAATTACCTTACCCATTGTGAAGTACagaaatttaatgtttaaattaatcaattgTTCTAAATAATAATCGATAACGCATCCAAGAAGTTATCCTTTAGTATAAGGCAAAGGTATAAGGTATAAAGCAATAAATGCtatgaaaagtaaaaaatctaATCACATATAATAACGAAACAGCATATATCACAGTCGTACGATGGCAAACAGCATTTAATCAGGTGGTAACAAATACACGCATGTGCGTTCATATATGAATCACGCATGAAGTGAATCATAAACGCAACCATCGTGGTATTTAACGATGTTGCCGTCTCCATACGGATTAAATTGctgataattatttttagcttCAGAGCGTAATCTAATCCAAGACGCAGTTAACAACCGAATCCATACCAGATTCCTTTCCAATCTCAGAATAGCCAACATGAGAGcacatctgtgtgtgtgtgcgagctgACACATTTGCTATGTTTAGAATGTCGTGTATCGAATTATAATGTACTGTATATATCTTCACTTCACAATAACACCTCAATTAGCGCAAATACTTTTGCTGGTACAGACTGCCAACCGTTAAGCGTATTCACGTACCCCTTTACGCAACTAAAGTTAATTTACACGAAATTCTTTACCTCCCTCCCGACGCAAAAGATGTCAAAGAACAGGAAAGAGGGTGGTGGAAATTTTCCCTGGTTTCGTTTACCACAACTAAGCAGGCTTGTTCATGTCGTCGGCATCGAGTATACCCATCAACACCATAACGCACCCGGGTGGTGGTAACAGTCATCATCGGCATCATCAACGCAACATCATCTTAGCATAATTGTATTGCTTGCTATGATCGACCCTGCCACGAAGTCGACACCACTTTCCCATTCATGCCCACAAGGGTTAACAACAGcccggaaaaaaggggaaatctCATGCACTGCTTTGATGTGATGCCTGTCTCCCGAGATTGGTAACCGAGTAACCCTCCGATTACGGGAATGAGCGTATCCTTGCGTGCGAGCGTACGATAGGGGAAACCAGGCTAAGGCGAACTTCCGTAAAGTGATTCCCCTTGTTTTATTAAGCAAACTATATCCGGTTTGTGCTggattgtttccttttctgaaGGGAGCgaaagtgtttgtgtgagagagagagagggagggataaaagaggaaaatagCCTGAAAGGAGGAAACTTGTTCGATCCTGTCTCGGCGAAACAATTAGCTTGGGCCGAGTAAAAGATTAACCCAAACGCTATGAAATCAATTTACATTTCCACTTAACGtttgtaaatgtaaaatataagCATAAATTAATCGCATAAAGATACTTGAAGTTGATTTTAATGCGAGCAAATCAACTACGAACGTCATTCGCTTTATGGCACCATTGCGCTGTTTTTATAAGAACACACCGCGGTTTCCTAGCAACACCCGTGCCACCGTGTCTTTCACGTGACGTGTACAACCCTGTACAAAGCGTTACGACAAAGTGTACTTTATGGATGCGCTTATAATACGGCCCCCCGCTAGTGGCGATAATCAGTACAAATCGAAGGGAGCCGAGAACTTATAAATGTATTGTGGATGTGTGCATGATTCACCCGTGCACAATTAATCACCATTTTGATACGTAGGTACGTACCGTCGTACCGAGTGTTTACCGCGTGCTAATCTTTTGTACCGGTTACCCATGGTTACCACAGTAGCGCCCTCTAGAATTATCTCGCATGAGTTTCATAATGCGCTCGTGACGTCAAGCACGTGAAAGACAATTTAAAACCAGACAAAATGACGAAGAAAACTAAGGCAACACAGAACTGTCCTGTTTGTGTACACATACTTTACACCCCCTTAGTACAACGTGTaagcgcgcgtgtgtgtgtgtgtgtgttggtacaggcttttttcatatttaacaataatgctggtggtggtgttgtgtgCGGTTGTATGGAGATCGttaatcaaatatttacgTTAGTCACGCAAATGAACGCGTCTTCCCGCATTGGGTAGTGCGTAAAAACGGGAAGTGTCCTTCCCTTTACGCACGGCCTTCGCAAACCATCCATCCgagggtggattttttttttgcatgatgGCGTGCGCAGATGACgccaaacaaatcatttctttACGTACGTTCAGCAGCAGCTCGAGCTGAGGTTGATTTCTTATTTTGT
The DNA window shown above is from Anopheles funestus chromosome 3RL, idAnoFuneDA-416_04, whole genome shotgun sequence and carries:
- the LOC125768775 gene encoding GDP-fucose protein O-fucosyltransferase 1, which gives rise to MYYFLVLLCATIGLVQSITVDENGYIMYCPCMGRFGNQADHFLGSFGFAKALNRTLVLPPWVEYRKGEIRSIQVPFDTYFQIAPLQAFHRVITMENFMTSLAPSLWPAEKRISFCYTERMGLDGSAGHGCNAKSGNPFGPFWDTFEVEFASSEFFGPKLNYDVYHGDKMAMKWNERYAGDKWPVLAFTGAPAVFPVQKENLPLHRYLRWSVKYENEAKQFIRDAMPKGAFIGIHLRNGIDWVRACEHVKESSNLFSSPQCLGYRNEHGHLTGEICMPSRDTIVRQLKRRIKLHRETAPDNPIRAVFVASDSNHMLGDLNDALKRMDVTVVRHPDATPHLDLAILGRSNHFIGNCISSYSAFVKRERDSNGFPSSFWAFPPEKPSAKSKSATAHQHEEL
- the LOC125768784 gene encoding non-homologous end-joining factor 1: MTDFCELTLETKGFYGVDFSKQLDQITCLVFDMECLWMEVVPMATLIKRQKEQNPNLDCTETLIDQTLLAGCNPNYSANVDEDRVHFAAKYYLDNYPITFQFVLIRAEAQEVSRHYIKPLWRTLLRQEAEIRALAEELKRKDAEIAQYQAEGARLNRTTVQTDPFDERKFRQEFPVQLPMQSVYVQNLLDSSVHRSNLMKTLELEHSIEASARSRNKLPIPTTQQIISPSRRRKKRARRLTAPDVTKTSIEYEHEETD